The genomic interval ACCGCCAGCGCCACGCCGCGAATCCCGACGCCGCACTCCTCGGACTCGTCCTCGGTCATGCCACTCACCACGCCCAACCGACGGAAAACCGTTTCCACACGAAACACCCGGGCGCTCGCGCAGTAGCGAACCCCCGCCTCTCGGGTTCGCTTATTCCGCGAAGAGTTCCTGGATGATGTCGAGGACGTCGTCGCGGTCGTCCCAGTCCACGAAGAGCGCGACCGAGGTAGCGGACGTGATGACGTCGTGGAGGTTGATGCGGGCGTCCGCGATGGGGTCGACGATGCGCTGGATGACGCCGGGCTGGTTCGGGAGTTCGCCGCCGAGCACGCGGATGACGGCCACGTCGTCGGAGACGGTGACGCTGGAGAGCGTGTCGTCCTCGATGACCTCGCGGTGGAGGACGTTCTCGGCTTCCTCGGCGAGTTCGGCGTTCACGTAGAACGTCATCGAGTCCATGCCGGACGCGACGGCGTCGACGTTGATGTCGGCGTCGGAGAGCGCCGTCGAGAGCCGGGACATGATGCCGGGTTTGTTCCGCATCGCGCGGCCCGCGACGGTGAGGCAGGCGAGCGGCTGTTCGCGCATGTCGATGATGTTCTCGAAGCGCCCCTCGATGCGGGTGCCGCCGGAGAGCAGGTCGCCGTGCTGGTAGTGGACGACGCGGACTTCGAGGTCTTCGTCCTTGTAGGAGAGCGCGCTCGGCGCGACGACCTCCGCGCCGCGGAAGGAGAGGTTGCGGAGTTCGTCCACGGTGATTTCGCCGACGTTCCGCGCGCCCTCGACGACGCGCGGGTCGCCGGTCATGATGCCCTCCACGTCGGTGACGATGACGACCTCGTCCGCGTCGAGGTAGCGCCCGAGCATCACGGCGGTGGTGTCGCTGCCACCGCGGCCGAGCGTCGTGACGTTCCCCTCCAGGTCTTCCGCGAGGAAGCCCGTGATGACGGGAACCGCGTCGTCGAGTTCGGCGGCGAGCGCCGTCGCGCGCTTCTGGGTCTCCTCGATGTTGACCTCGCCGCGGCTGTTCGTGACGACCGGCCAGTCCGGGTGGCCGGGTTCGAGGAAGACGGCGTTCACGCCCCGAGAGGAGAGCGCGGCCTTCAGCATCCGAACGGACGTGCGTTCGCCCATCGAGACGATTTCCGCGCGGTCGGCGGAGTCCGCCTCGAACGTGATGTCGTCGAGGAGTTCGTCCGTCGTGTCACCCATCGCGGACGCGACGACCGCGACCTCGTGGCCGGCGTCGACCGCGGACGCGACCGACGCGGCGGCGCGCTCGATTCGCTCCCCGCTCCCGAGACTCGTTCCGCCGAACTTCGCTACGACGCGCATCGCGATGCCTCCCTGTGACTCAGAGCGTTCATAGCCCGTGGTTGCGCGGGCACGAAGATAACGGCTTCGTCGCACGGAACTTTTGCCCGTGTACACGAACGGTCACGTATGCACGTCAGAGAGGCGGTCGAAGCGGACACCGACGCGATTTCGAGCCTGCTCGACGCGCCCGCGGGCGTCGCGAGCCGACTGCTCCGCGAACGCACCGTCTCCGTCGCTGTTCGAGACGAAACCGTGGTCGGCGTCGTCGCGTACGAGGCGGACGGCGACGCGGTGCACGTGACGCGGCTCGCGGGCGAGCGCGACGCGATGGCGCGACTGCTGAACGAACCCATCGAGTTCGCAGAACACGAGGGGCTTCCGGTGGAACTCCTCGTCGAAGAATCGAAGGCGGGCGTCGAGTTCGCAGTGGAAACGAAGGGGTTCGAGAACGTGGGACAGGGACCGCGGTTCGCGGGCGAAGAGACGGCCCGATACCGGTACGACTAGTCCTCCTCGCGCCAGGATTCGGGAACCTCGATGACGTACCGGCCGTTCTCCTGGAGCGCGATGATGTACTCCTCGCGGTCGTACAACTCCATGAGGTTGAGTTCGTACTGGCCGGGCGCGACGACCTTGATGGACTCGAACTGACTGTTCAGCTCCTCGCGGAGCTCGTCCATGTCCGGGCGCTCCTCGGACTCGGGTTCCTGCACCACCCGACCCTCGCGCTCGGGTTTCGGCGGCAGGTCGTCCGAGGCCACCATCTCGGAGCGCGCCGACGCCTGCGCCGTGTCCTCGCGGTCGGCGTCCGCCGCCTCGATTTCGTCCGGAACCTCCGCGTCCTCCGTCGAAGCGCTCGCGGACGCCGCGTCGTCGGTCGATGTCTCGGACGGGGAAGTCTCGGCGCTCGGCGCGTCCGCGGACGCGGTGTCAGTCGCGTCCTCCGTGTCCCGCGAGTCGCCGGGCCAGTCGTCGGGCTCCTCGCTGGACGACGAGGAGAGAGTGTCGCGGACGCTCGCGGCCGCGCGCCCGACCGCCGAGGTCACCGACCCACTCTCGGGTTCGGGTGGCTCCGGCGGTTCCGAGTCCCCGGGGTCGTCGGGGGCGGCGTCTGGATGGAACTGGAACTTGTTCCCGCCGCACTCCGGGCACCCAGACAGCATCTCCTTCGAACCGTCGGGGAACGTGTGCCCGCAGTTCGTGCACTGGTGGGGCATCCTAGTCGCGGGAGATGAGCGCGCTGATGAGGGTGTCGTCCTTGTGCAGCGACTTTATCTGGTTCGCCGGTCCGATGACCGTGAGCTTCGAGGACTCCTTGTTCCCCATCAGGCGGTTGAGGAACCCGCCGTCGTTCGCCTCGGAACGCGGGAACGACTCGATTTCGATTCCGGAGAAGCCGTCGGGGTTGATTTCGCTCATCGTCACCTCGATGAGCTTCGACTCCTCGTCCGGGCTCAGGCCGCGTTCGAGCACCACGATGTTACCGTCGTGGACGCCGTCGAGGATGAGCCGAATCTTCTCCATCGAAGTCTTTCCCTCCATCCGCTCGCCGCTGATGAAGTCGATCTGCACGCCGTCGTCGTGTTCTATTTCTGGCATCCTGTGTCACCCGAATTTCGTCGCAATCTCGTCGTACACTTCGTCCATGTTGTCGCCCTCCAGCGCGGAGAGCGGGATGGTGTCGTGCTGGGGGAACGCGTTCTTGATGCGCTGGATGTTCGCGTCCTCCAGGTCGGTCTTGTTCGCGAGGATGAGAACGGGGAGGTCGCGGCTCTCGATGATGCCGATGAGCATCGTGTTCACCTGCGTGAACGGGTCGGTGGTCGCGTCGAGCACGTAGATGACGCCGTCCACGTCCTCGCGCAGCCAGTGCATCGCCTCCGCGACGCCCTCGGTCGCCTCGCGGGAGCGCCGGACGGCCTCGTCCTTCTCCATGCCGTGCTCGACGAACTCCTCGTAATCGACCTTCGTCGCGACGCCGGGCGTGTCGACGATGTCGATGCTGACGGTGCGGCCGTTGCGCTCGATTTCGACGTTCTCCTTCCGGCGCGCGCGCCGGGTTTCGTGCGGAACGTGGCTCTCGGGGCCGATGGCGTCACCGGTCCAGTCGCGCGCGATTCGGTTCGCGAGCGTCGTCTTCCCCGCGTTCGGCGGTCCGTAGATTCCGATGCGCTTGGGTTCGTCACCCTCGCCGGCGAAGAGCTTCGCCGTCACACCGGAGATGCTGTCTTTGAGGTCTGCGAACAGTCCCATCCTTGGCTCTCCTACGCACCCCCATACGTGTAAGGCTAACGCAGAATGCGCGCCGATACGGCCGATATCGCGTCAGACGGACGGCATCCGGCCGGTTCGTAGACGGGAAACGGAGGGGTTGGAGAACAGCGTGCGATGTGAGCACGGGGAACAGTCCCGAACACGGGCCGGAGTCGGCGGGAGGACACGACCGGCCTAGCCCCCCACCCCCTCGTTTCGAGTGGAACCCGCGGGAGGAGTGGGGTGGGTGTCGCGACGAGCGGCGAGAACTCCACTAGAAACCAACACTACGACCCACCAAACTACTCTTCTTATTGCAGTACGGGTTTGGTTGTGCTGCATTCCTCTTAGTTCTTTCTCGTGTCTAGCGGCCCGCTCGCGAACCCCCACCCTCCGTTCTCGCTCTCCACCCGAAACGAAGGGGTGGGGGGGTTCGCCCCGTCCCGGGTCTCGACCCGTCCGTTTCGAGTGGAACCGAACACTCGCTCCGAACGCCACCGGGTTCGCGACCGCTCACGCACTCCTCACGCTCGGTGACACTCTCCCCGTCTCGCGTGTCGCCCTCGACGGCACGTGCGCTCCGCGTTCGACGACGCCAGCTCACATCGTGCGCCCCGCGGTTCCAGTCGAACTCCTCGCTGACCGGCCATCGGGGCGCAGCCGGGCGGTTTCTCGACGTTCCCGCCGACACAGCAGTCCGGACCGAAAGTTATTAACTACTGTACTTTCCATTGTTTCATCTGCATCAACTGCATACGCCTCACGGGCGGCCACCGTGATTCCGGCGGTACGGTCTCACTCACGCCGGTTCTCGCTGCCTCGCGGGCATCTCCACCTGAAATAGAGGGGTGAACGATTCAGATATGGATGACAACACACCGGCGGACGACCGGCGCACGGCACGCGACTTCGACGTGGAGATAGACGACGTCCTCGACGAGGACGGCGACGACGAGGACGGCCTCTTCGACGACCTCCTCCGCGGCGAACCCATCTTCGAGAACAAGGAAGTCCTCCGCCCCTCCTA from Salarchaeum japonicum carries:
- a CDS encoding Era-like GTP-binding protein — encoded protein: MGLFADLKDSISGVTAKLFAGEGDEPKRIGIYGPPNAGKTTLANRIARDWTGDAIGPESHVPHETRRARRKENVEIERNGRTVSIDIVDTPGVATKVDYEEFVEHGMEKDEAVRRSREATEGVAEAMHWLREDVDGVIYVLDATTDPFTQVNTMLIGIIESRDLPVLILANKTDLEDANIQRIKNAFPQHDTIPLSALEGDNMDEVYDEIATKFG
- a CDS encoding Zn-ribbon domain-containing protein — translated: MPHQCTNCGHTFPDGSKEMLSGCPECGGNKFQFHPDAAPDDPGDSEPPEPPEPESGSVTSAVGRAAASVRDTLSSSSSEEPDDWPGDSRDTEDATDTASADAPSAETSPSETSTDDAASASASTEDAEVPDEIEAADADREDTAQASARSEMVASDDLPPKPEREGRVVQEPESEERPDMDELREELNSQFESIKVVAPGQYELNLMELYDREEYIIALQENGRYVIEVPESWREED
- a CDS encoding aspartate kinase, which gives rise to MRVVAKFGGTSLGSGERIERAAASVASAVDAGHEVAVVASAMGDTTDELLDDITFEADSADRAEIVSMGERTSVRMLKAALSSRGVNAVFLEPGHPDWPVVTNSRGEVNIEETQKRATALAAELDDAVPVITGFLAEDLEGNVTTLGRGGSDTTAVMLGRYLDADEVVIVTDVEGIMTGDPRVVEGARNVGEITVDELRNLSFRGAEVVAPSALSYKDEDLEVRVVHYQHGDLLSGGTRIEGRFENIIDMREQPLACLTVAGRAMRNKPGIMSRLSTALSDADINVDAVASGMDSMTFYVNAELAEEAENVLHREVIEDDTLSSVTVSDDVAVIRVLGGELPNQPGVIQRIVDPIADARINLHDVITSATSVALFVDWDDRDDVLDIIQELFAE
- a CDS encoding DUF2073 domain-containing protein — encoded protein: MPEIEHDDGVQIDFISGERMEGKTSMEKIRLILDGVHDGNIVVLERGLSPDEESKLIEVTMSEINPDGFSGIEIESFPRSEANDGGFLNRLMGNKESSKLTVIGPANQIKSLHKDDTLISALISRD